The genomic stretch GAGCGCCGCGAGGATCATTACTGCGATGCGAAGGCGCCGGCGGCCGGCGCGCCGCGGTGGTTCGGGCTGGCCGGGCAGCGGGGCGGGCACAGCCGGTCTGGTCGCCGCTGGGATGGGCGGCGGCGGGACGGGGATGGCCTGGGTCCAGGCCTCGCCAGCGCGAGCCTCCTCCGCCTCGATGGATGCCACGTCGAACAGGCGGGTGCGCCCCGGGTATTCGGTCGGGTTGGGGTCGCTCTCGACGAATCCGCTGAGCGAGGACGGGGCTGCCAGCGGGAGGGGAGCCGGAGGGGGCAGCTTCGCGGCGACGGCATCGAGGGCCCCGACGAACGCTGCGGCGTCGAGCCTCGCTTCCCGGTCGGAAGTCCCGGCTTGCGCGAGCACCGGGCCGAGTGCTCCGAGACTGTCGGGAACCTCGACGTCTCGCTCCACGCGCGCCATGAGCGTGCCGAGGGTGGTGTCGGCGGCGAAGGGAACGGTGCCGGTCGTCGCTTCGATGAGGACGAGGGACAGCGAGTACACGTCCGCCCTGCTGTCGAGGGACTGGCCGCGAACCTGTTCGGGGGCTGCGTATCGAGCGGTGCCCACCACGGCCCCGGCCGGCTCGGTCCAGGTCGCCTCCGCGAGCGCTCGGGCCAGCCCGAAGTCGGCGACGCTCAGCCGCCCCTCGTCGTCGAAGATCAGGTTCGCGGGCTTGATGTCGCGGTGGACCAGCCCGCGGCGGTGCGCGTAGTCGAGTGCCCTGGCTGCGTCGGCACCGACGGCCGCCGCCTGCGCCGGCGAGAGGAGGTTGCCCCTGTCGAGGAGCGAGCGCAGGCTCCCACCCTCCAGCAGCTCCATGACCAGGTAGGGCGAGCCGCCGTCTTCGCCCCAGTCGTATACGCGAAGGATATTGGGATGGCGCAGTGCGGCGACCACCTGGGCCTCCGCCCTGAAGCGGCGCAGGAAGCCCTCGTCGCCGGCGAGTGCGGGGTGGAGCACCTTGATGGCGACACGCCGGCGGAGGCTGACGTCCTCCGCCACGTAGACGTGGGCCGACGCCCCCGTGCCGAGGGGGCGAGTCAGGCGGTAACGGTCACCGAGGACGCGCCCCACCGAGTCGGCGATGCGCGACGTCGCCACGACTCCCGAGGGTACCGCTCGCGCCTTTCGCTGACGCGGACCCCGCCCGGGGTCACCCGGGGATGTCCCCCGTCTCGAGCAGCCTGGCGAACCCGGCCTCGTCTATAACCGGTATGCCCAGTTTTGTCGCCTTGGCGAGCTTTGCAGCGCCTGGCTCGGCCCCCACCACGACCGCCGTCGTCTTCTTCGATACGCTCCCCGGGCTCTTGCCGCCCCGTGCCTTGATGGCCTCCTCCGCCCCCTCCCGCGACCAGCCCTCCAGCGTGCCGGTCACCACGATCGACAGGCCGGCCAGCACCTGGGGCAGGTCCGGCGCGCCGGGACCCTCGAAGTTGACCCCGGCCGCCCGCAGGCGCTCGACGACCACGCGGTTGGACTCCATGGCGAAGAAGCGCTGCACGCTGGCGCCGATGATCGGGCCGATCCCCTCCACGGCGGACAGCTCGTCCGCCGTCGCGGCCATGATCCGGTC from Acidimicrobiales bacterium encodes the following:
- a CDS encoding PASTA domain-containing protein → MATSRIADSVGRVLGDRYRLTRPLGTGASAHVYVAEDVSLRRRVAIKVLHPALAGDEGFLRRFRAEAQVVAALRHPNILRVYDWGEDGGSPYLVMELLEGGSLRSLLDRGNLLSPAQAAAVGADAARALDYAHRRGLVHRDIKPANLIFDDEGRLSVADFGLARALAEATWTEPAGAVVGTARYAAPEQVRGQSLDSRADVYSLSLVLIEATTGTVPFAADTTLGTLMARVERDVEVPDSLGALGPVLAQAGTSDREARLDAAAFVGALDAVAAKLPPPAPLPLAAPSSLSGFVESDPNPTEYPGRTRLFDVASIEAEEARAGEAWTQAIPVPPPPIPAATRPAVPAPLPGQPEPPRRAGRRRLRIAVMILAALVLIGGGTAGAIVATGVLTPTHPVPRLVGDTEAQAKVALERLHLHLSVYQRSYSGQAAGTILAQRPSRGTVSEGSTIAVLLSLGPQPVKVPTNLAGTPLDAAEAVLQTLGLKTGTVTHQTSMTVSAGSVISSSPNSGTLLPGQSVNLVVSSGKPTVAVPALAGSQAGQSFASAQAALQSVGLSAVESDQFSDTVAKGQVIGTNPAAGTQATVGSQVTVLISKGPDLVAVPNVSGQSVAAASQILAQDGFNVTGVTGNPNKPVSSTSPSAGTMAHRGANVQIFTG